One Gloeocapsa sp. DLM2.Bin57 genomic window carries:
- a CDS encoding 4'-phosphopantetheinyl transferase superfamily protein, whose amino-acid sequence MINFTCYPKRQSDRMKPINLGTFEVHIWSIYVSQSQQSIPNLQSILTPTELNRANGYKLPKPRDTFITSRGYLRIILSKYLQIEPAEIEFAYTAKGKPYIAGNSTLEFNLSHSEDLVVYAITENQPIGIDVEYLRKFPDAVKIATRFFAPEEAEFISNCPETVQSLAFFQGWTSKEAVLKATGEGIADGLAKLIVELNPLLPPRLLNSSAPWFLTKIIPAPGYLAIVATNAKIDCRMFNIFDLEDKYHEIS is encoded by the coding sequence ATGATAAATTTTACCTGCTACCCAAAGCGCCAAAGCGATCGCATGAAACCAATTAATCTCGGAACTTTTGAGGTACATATTTGGTCTATTTATGTTAGTCAATCTCAACAATCAATCCCTAATTTGCAGAGTATATTAACACCAACAGAACTAAACAGAGCCAATGGTTATAAATTGCCCAAACCGAGAGATACTTTTATTACTAGTCGTGGCTATCTGAGGATAATTTTAAGTAAATATCTACAGATAGAGCCTGCAGAGATAGAATTTGCCTATACAGCTAAGGGTAAACCCTATATAGCTGGTAATTCTACCTTAGAGTTTAATCTATCCCACTCCGAAGACTTGGTTGTTTACGCTATCACTGAGAATCAACCCATTGGGATTGATGTAGAATACTTACGCAAATTCCCTGATGCGGTGAAAATCGCTACCAGATTTTTTGCTCCCGAGGAAGCAGAATTTATCAGTAATTGTCCCGAGACAGTACAATCTCTAGCTTTTTTTCAGGGTTGGACTAGTAAAGAAGCAGTGTTAAAAGCAACGGGAGAGGGTATCGCTGATGGATTAGCTAAACTAATCGTCGAATTAAACCCCCTCCTTCCTCCTAGGTTACTCAATAGTTCTGCACCATGGTTTCTGACTAAAATTATACCTGCACCGGGATACTTAGCAATTGTGGCTACAAACGCTAAAATAGATTGTCGAATGTTCAATATCTTTGATTTAGAGGATAAATACCATGAAATTAGCTAA
- a CDS encoding alpha/beta hydrolase, with the protein MRGSREQIITVGGIPHYCEWVTKDHNQVNKPVMVFVHGWGGSLRYWRSTAQALSDRFDCLLYDLPGFGKSPTASNFNYDLENYAEDLKELLDNLNLPRVYLNSHSMGASIAAIFASNYPERVEKLILTCNGIFTYNKLAFETFYLFGGYVVKFRYHWFKQIPGLDRLFMARFLHRTIPKSDRLAFLEDFLIANQQAALGTIYTSVSKKAVETMPQKFAHLSIPTLLISGEKDIIIPANLGRQAADLNPIITYVEIPQTAHFPMLEDSVSYLQTVREFLE; encoded by the coding sequence GATCAAGAGAGCAAATAATCACAGTGGGGGGTATCCCCCATTATTGTGAATGGGTAACAAAGGATCATAATCAAGTCAATAAACCAGTTATGGTGTTTGTCCATGGTTGGGGAGGCTCTCTACGATACTGGCGTAGTACTGCTCAAGCCCTAAGCGATCGCTTTGACTGTTTGCTCTACGATTTACCAGGGTTTGGAAAATCTCCCACCGCTAGTAACTTTAACTATGATTTAGAAAACTACGCCGAAGACTTAAAGGAATTACTAGATAACCTCAATCTCCCTAGGGTTTATCTCAACAGTCACTCTATGGGTGCTTCCATCGCTGCAATCTTTGCTAGTAATTACCCCGAACGTGTGGAGAAATTGATTTTAACCTGTAATGGTATATTTACGTACAATAAGTTAGCTTTTGAGACTTTTTATCTCTTTGGTGGTTATGTAGTTAAGTTTCGTTATCACTGGTTTAAGCAAATTCCCGGGTTAGATCGCCTGTTTATGGCAAGATTTCTCCATCGTACCATCCCGAAAAGCGATCGCCTAGCCTTTCTAGAAGATTTTCTCATCGCTAATCAACAAGCCGCTTTAGGTACTATCTACACCTCTGTCAGTAAAAAAGCGGTAGAAACTATGCCCCAAAAATTTGCTCACTTAAGCATCCCTACTCTACTAATTTCTGGGGAAAAAGATATCATTATTCCCGCTAATCTAGGACGTCAAGCCGCGGATTTAAACCCTATAATTACCTACGTAGAAATCCCTCAAACCGCTCATTTTCCGATGTTAGAGGACTCAGTAAGCTATCTACAGACAGTTAGAGAGTTTTTGGAATAG